Proteins co-encoded in one Amia ocellicauda isolate fAmiCal2 chromosome 11, fAmiCal2.hap1, whole genome shotgun sequence genomic window:
- the cdkn2aipnl gene encoding CDKN2AIP N-terminal-like protein, whose translation MADLDVEDFVKQNRHLAEVVDNHRSVSENEKQWKSRREFIFRNISDFEETHMDHLLALSMVWSNHIFMGCRYSPDLMEKVKEMAEGITVEDAPIFKTRDEIMKDRR comes from the exons ATGGCAGACCTAGATGTGGAAGATTTTGTGAAACAAAACCGTCACTTGGCGGAGGTCGTCGACAATCACAGGTCCGTCTCGGAGAACGAGAAGCAGTGGAAGTCGAGGAGGGAGTTCATCTTTAGAAACATATCCGATTTCGAGGAGACACACATGGACCACCTTCTGGCTTTGTCCATGGTTTGGTCAAATCACATCTTCATGGGTTGCCG GTATAGCCCCGACCTCATGGAGAAGGTGAAGGAAATGGCAGAAGGGATTACGGTTGAAGATGCGCCcatttttaaaacaagggaTGAGATCATGAAAGAC CGTCGGTAA